DNA from Rubripirellula lacrimiformis:
ACCGGCCCCGCACCGGCACCCCTTTTGCCTGCCGATGTCGGCACCGTGTTCGGCAGCGAAATGTTTTATGGGCCCGCGTCCGAAATCGAAGACGCGATGCGATTGTGCATCAAGGAAGACGGCAGCTTTGACACCGCCAACTTTGGGGCCGCGGCGATGAAGCAGGTTTTGCCGCTTTGGATGCTGAAATATCTGCCGAATATGCCGGCCTGCCATGTCGGGATCGCTTTGGGAGCCCATGGGCCCAACAATACGCTGGTTCTGGGCGAAGTGTCCGGTCCGGCGGCAATGATCGAAGCGGTGGGCTGTTTGCGACGCGGCATCGCTCGCGTGATGATCGCCGGCGGCGTGGGTACACGAATCAACACCACTCGCATGAACTATCGCGGTGACCTGCCGATCGCGAATGTTTTTGATCCCGTTCATCTCAGTTCCCGTCCCTACGACCCCCAGTCGCGTGGGATCGTCGGTGGCGAGGCTGCCGCATCGATCGTGTTGGAAGATGCCGAATCGGCGGCCAGCCGCGGTGCACCAATCGTGGCCCGAATCGTGTCCTATGCGTCTAGGTTCGTGCCGTCCGGCGGAATGAATCTGGCAATGCGTTCGTCGACCAATTCGGAACCCAAAATTCGTGGTTCAGCCCAGGCGATTGAACTGGCGATCCGCGGCGCGTTGGAATCGGCCGGCCTGTCGGCCGCGGAAATCGGCTTGGTGGTCGGTCATGGAACTGGCGATCCGATCATGGATAAGGCTGAAACCGACGCGGTCAAAGCCGTTCTTGCGGACGTTCCATTGATGGCTCCCACGGGGGCGCTGGGCCACACCGGTGCCGCTTGTGGTGCGATCGGTGTCGTCACCGGGGCGCTGGTGATTTCCAAGGGAATGATTCCGCCGACCCTGGGGGCCGATTCGGACGGTACCGACCCGTCGGTGGTTCAATCTGCCCAAAAACTGCAGCAGGACTACGTTTTGTGCCTCTCGCACACGTCCGAAGGCAGCGCGGTCGCGATCATTTTAGGAAAATCCTAAGACCGACTCGGTAACCATTGCGAACTGGGCGGTAAATGCTAATACCCCCAGGAGATCGCGATGTCCGAGCCTGATCACTATCCAGCCCACGAAACTTCTCGCGCCGGCGTTTCGCCGGAAGAATTTTTCGTGCAGCAAATTGCCGAGCACCAGGATCGCCTGTTTGGGTATGTGTTTTCGCTGTTAGGTGACCACAACCGCGCCAGCGACGTGCTTCAGGAAACCAATTTGGTGCTGTGGCGGAAAAAGGCCCAGTTTCAAGCCGGCCAACCGTTCCTGCCCTGGGCATTTGCGATCGCACGGTTCCAGGTGCTCGCTCACGTCCGTGACCGCGGGCGGGATCGCTGCATTCTGGATGCGGAACTGGTCGAACAGTTGGCCGAGCAATCCGAAGCCAGTGCCGAACAATTGGATGGGGTTCGCCAAGCTTTGCGGCAATGCATCGCCAAGTTGCAACCGAATCACCAAGACATGATCCGCCGACGCTACTACCGCAGCGCATCGATCAACGAAATTGCCGAATCGTTGGAATTGGGAGTCAGTGCGGTCAAGGTTGGCCTGCTGAGAATCCGGCGACGGTTGGCCGAATGTGTGCAAACGCAAATGGCACAGGAGAAGTGAAAATGATGAACTCGAAAAACAATCCTGACATCGACGAACTGGAATCGTTGCTGTTCGACGCCGACAGTGGCGAATTGGACAGCCCAGGCGTTCTGCGTGCACGTGAAATTCTGAAATCCAGCGAAGCGGCCCGTCAATGGTTCGTCCATGACCGAGTGCTATCAGCCGCCATGTTTCTAGAAGGTTCGTCGGGACTAGGGGATGAAATCGACTTGCCGGATGATGCTCTTTCGCGAATCGATCCCGCATTCTCGGCCGCCGGTGAAGCCCAACCCAACGCTGCCAAACTGCCCGCCGACAAAGCGAAGTCTCGGATCCCATGGCGAATGCTATTGGCGATTGCAGCGACCGGGTTGTTGATGGTGTGGGTGGGGCGATGGTCGGTGTTGCCAAACGATGTGCAGGGTTCGTCCAACGGCAACAGCGATCTTGGTGGCCAGACTTCCATTGCCACCACCGGCACGCAGACAAACCAAAATTCATCGGCGTCTGATCGAAGTCCCGCGGATCATCGATTGGTTGCTAGTTCAAGTCCAAAACAGAGTGCCAATTCGCTTGGCCAAGGCGAGCCGACGTCGCAAGGGATTGCTTTGGTGACGCGGTTGGTCGATGCCCAGTGGCAAGATTCAGAGGACTCGTTTCGCGTCGGTGACGCGGTATCGCCAGGCCCGATGTCGTTGAAATCCGGGTTCGCCCAGATCGAGTTCTTCTGTGGTGCGACGGTCGTGCTAGAAGGCCCGGCCGAGTTGGAAATGTTATCGGCCACCCAGGCACGGTTTCGTCACGGGCGGTTGCGTGCTCAGGTGCCTCCCGCAGCACGCGGTTTTGAAATCTTGATGGACGAGATGAAAGTCGTTGATTTGGGGACCGAGTTTGGCATCTCGCTGTCGCCCGACCATGCGGATGTCCAAGTTTTTGACGGCGAGGTCGAAGTGCATCGGCCGGAGCACCAAATGAAATTGTTAGAAGCCGGGCAAAGCTTGTCGCGTCGCAGAGACGGGTCGGTGGGCGATTCGGTGACCGCACCAAATGACTTTATCGATATTGAAACCTTGGATGTTCAAGCCGAAAGCCAAACGACCATTCGGCGGGATCGTTGGCGAGCCTATTCGGAGAAATTGCGTCGTGATGATCGTGTGATTGCTTACTACGCGATCGACGATGGTCGTTCGTGGGCTCGCAAACTCCCCTGCAGCAACCTGCCGGCCAATCCAGACTTGGCCGGTGCGATTGTGGGTGCGGCGCATGTCGAAGGTCGATGGCCTGGGAAATCGGCGATCGAATTCAAACGCCCCGGCGATCGCGTGCGAGTCGACATTCCAGGCGAATTTGGTTCATTGACGATGGCCTGCTGGGTTAAAATTGACAGTCTGGACCGTTGGTACAACTCGTTGTTTTTGACCGACAACTACGAACGTGGAAAACCACACTGGCAGATTCTGGATACCGGCCAGTTGTTCTTCTCTGTCCGCGTCAGTGATGAAAACGTCCAGCAAGAACACCGCGAAGTGGTCTCGCCGCCCTTCTGGAAACCTTCGATGAGCGGCCAGTGGTTGCACCTAGCCACAACGCACGACGTCCACCTGCGTCGTACGACTCATTATCTGAATGGTGAAATGCTTAGCGAAGCCACCATTCCTAAGAAACAGTTAGTGGTACCTACTCGGATCGGGAAAGCGTCGATCGGAAACTGGTCGGTGCCGACTAAGCCAGATGCAAAGTTTGCGATTCGAAACTTGAATGGCAGCATTGACGAATTTGTCGTGTTTTCCGAAGCCCTGGCGGCGGACGAAATCCAGCAGATGTATGAAAACGGAAAGCCTTGAATGAGAAAATCAATGATCAAGTCTCGAAAGTTTGCGACCCGGCGTAGGGCGCGTTCCATCATCGGCGCCGTTTGCGTGGCAGTCGGTTTGGGCGGTGTCGCGATGACATCGATGGCTGAAACTCCAGCCAAGTCCGAGCCCAAACTGCATGCCGATGCGGACAAGCACTTCACGTTGAAGGTGTTGCCCCTGTTGAAGGAAAAATGCTTTGGGTGTCACGGCAGCGATCCCGACGACCTGAAGGGTGACTACGACGTTCGCACCCGCGAAGCAACCATGGTCGGTGGTGAATCCGGCGAGGTCGCCGTGGTCGAAGGTGATCCCGAAAACAGCATCCTGTATCAGGCTGTGATGTGGGATTCGTTGGAGATGCCGCCCAAGGAAAACGATCGGTTAACGGACGACCAAACTGAGATGGTGCGGCGTTGGATCATGGACGGTGCACCATGGCCGGACGCTGAGACGCAAGATTCCATCATGTTGGAAGAACGCAAAGTCGCCGTCAACGATGATGGCGTCTTGATTTCAACCAGCGGTGGATTGGCTGATCAGTGGACCTATCGGCGCTATGAACCGGAAGACATCTGGGGGTTCCAGCCTGTCCGCACTCAGTTCGATCAAGATACGATCGACGGCTTTGTCGACCAACAATTGCAGGCTGCACAGATTCGTGCCGCTGGGCAAGCCGAGCCGCGTCTGCTGGTGCGACGTGCCTACTTGGATCTGTTGGGGCTGCCACCAAGTCCGGATCAGACGGAACAGTTTTTGACCGCTTGGGAACAAGATTCGGATCAGGCTTGGGCCAATTTGATCGACCAATTGCTCGACAGCCCGCATTACGGTGAACGTTGGGCACAACATTGGTTGGACGTCGTTCGTTATGCCGATACCGGTGGCTTTTCGAACGATTATGAACGGTCCAACGCGTGGCGTTATCGCGACTATGTCATTCGTTCATTCAACGCCGATAAACCGTACAACGAATTTGTTCTGGAACAGATTGCTGGCGATGAACTTCGACCGGACGACCCCGAGGCCAGGATCGCCACAGGCTTTCTGCGAATGGGGCCGTGGGGCACCGCGATGATCCCACAAGACGAAGCCCGGCAGTTGTTCCGCGATGACGTGGTGCACAGCATTGGGCAGTCGTTTTTGTCGATGCCGATGCGTTGCTGTAAGTGTCACGACCATAAATTTGATCCGATCCCGACACAGGATTACTACCGCATGTATGCCGCCATTTCGGCGTCGCAACCGGCCGAAATCGAAGCGGAATTTTTGCCATCCGAGAATCAGGTTGGATTCGACGAGGGCAAGACGCTGGTCACTCGCTTGCACGAATTCGCCGACGGCGAACGTCAGGCGTTGATCGACAAGCAGGAAGCGGCAGCGAAGAAGTGGTACGACGAAAAAGGGTTGCCGTACAAGGACGAAAAGGCACGCAAGGACGATCCCGATGATCAGAAACCACCGCGTTACGCCGGATTGGACGAGTCCGAAAAGGGGCGTCTGAAAGTTCGTCAACAAGACGCTTGGATTTGGAAACGACGGTTCGAGCGATTCGACCCGATGACGCAAAGCGTTTTCAATGGTCCCGACTATTGGCTGGATGCAAAGAAGTTGCGTCAGCCCAAAAAGGTGGACCCGAAATGGCGTCCGGAATCGTTTATCCATACCGGTGGATCCCTGTCCGCCAAGGGCGCTGCGGTCACACCCGGCGTGTTAAGCGGATGTGGTGTCCCTGTGGAAGGGGCCCCCATCGATGATCCGTTCGCGCTGACCACCGATGTCGAAGGGCGACGTTTGGGGTTGGCGAAATGGATCGTCGATCCACGCAACCCGCTGACCGCTCGTTCCTTTGTGAACCGGTTGTGGCAGTATCACTTTGGACGTGGATTGGTCGGGACCCCCAATAACTTTGGCGTCAAAGGTTCCAAACCGACTCACCCCGAACTGTTGGATTGGTTGACTGGACAATTCGTCGATGGCGGTTGGAAGTCCAAGCCGATTCATCGCATGATCATGATGTCGGACGCATACAAGCGATCCACTTGGCATCCCGATCTGGAAGGTTTGGAATTGAAAGATCCGGCGAACGACTTGTTGGCCCGATTCACACCACGGCGGATGACTGCCGAGGAAATGCGAGACAGCATGTTGTCCGCTAGCGGCGAATTGAATCCGGAAATGGGTGGGTTGCCCATCATGCCGGAAATCAATCTGGAGGTTGCATTGCAGCCACGGATGATTCAGTTTTCGATTGCACCGGCCTACCAACCGTCGCAAACACCGCAGCAGCGAAACCGTCGAACGATCTATGCCTACCGAGTGCGAGGACAGGCGGATCCGTTCTTGGAAGTGCTGAACCAACCGAACCCGAACGAGTCCTGCGACCTGCGGGATGCGGCCGCTGTGTCGCCGCAAGCGTTCACGTTGATGAACAGCGAATTGATGACGGATCGAGCGATCGGTTTGGCGAAACGCCTGATGAAGGATGCCAATGACTTGCCTGGTCGTATCGAGCTGGCTTTTCAATTGACGATGGGACGCGAGCCCACCGCCAACGAGCAAACGAACTTGCAAAGTTATGTTCGTGACATGGTGACTTACCACCAAAATCACGAACCCGGCGACGTCAGCTATCCGACCAAGGTGGTTCGTTCGTTGGTCGAGGAATTTTCGGGTGAACCGTTCGAGATTGACGAACTGCTGCCCAATTTTGAAAACTATTCGCCCGATTCCAAGCCGGCAACGGTGTCCGAGGAAACGCGAGCACTTGCCGACGCTTGTCTGCTTTTGTTCAACGCGAATGAGTTCGTCTACATCTACTAACGATCACCGTTTGCCAGTGCAAACCACTCACGAGAATATCAATCATGCACCGAATACCACGATTGCCACGTCGCGACTTTTTGTACGGTCTGGGATCATCGCTGGGGGCGCTAGCGCTGACCGATCTGATGGCGGGCGACTCCTTGGCTGCTGCGGCTGCGAAGGCAGGACCGTTGTCGCCGAAACCACCGATGCATCCGGCCAAAGCAAAAGCCGTCATCATGTTGTTCATGGAAGGTGGCCCCAGCCAAACCGATACCTTTGACCCGAAACCCGAACTGGACCGACTGCACCTGTCGGAATCGAAGCGGACCGAAGGATTGGCCGGCGGTAAACGGTTCTATGTGGGAAGCCCGTTCAAGAGTCGCAAGGTCGGCCAATCAGGACTGGACATGTGCGACCGGTTTGTCCATCTGGCCGAAGCCGAAGTCGCAGACGAACTTTGCGTCTACCGCGGCTGTCAGGCAGAATCGCTGAACCACCCCGAAGCCCTGTTGCACATGAACACGGGTAGCAGGCTGGGCGCGGATCCGGCGGTGGGTTCCTGGATGACTTATGGGTTGGGCAGCGAGAACCAGAATTTGCCCGGCTACGTTGTGATGACCGAATTGGCGTTGCCACAAGCTGGATCGACAAACTGGTCCAACGGTTTCCTGCCAGCGTATTTCCAGGGAACGCGATTGCGAACCGAAGGGTCGCCCATTCTGGACCTGCGACCCGCCGGTCACATCACCCCGGATCACCAACGTCGTGCTTTGGACGAATTGGCGCGGCTGAATGCGGATCACCTGAAACGACATGCGGAACATGCCGATTTGGCGGCCAGGATGGAAAGCTATGAATTAGCGTTCCGTATGCAAGCCGAAGTGCCCGGGATCGTCGATCTGGCCAGCGAATCGGAGCAGACTCGCGAAATGTATGGCTTGAACCGTAGTGAAACGGCGACCTTTGGACGCCAATGTCTGATGGCCCGACGATTGGTCGAACAGGGTGTCCGGTTCGTCCAGATTTTCTCTGGCGGTTGGGATAGCCACGATTATCTAGAACGCGGCCACTCGTCGCGGATTGCCAGCGTCGATCAACCGATCGCCGCCTTGATCAAAGACCTGAAACGCCGTGGCATGCTGGACGAAACCCTGGTGGTTTGGACCGGCGAATTCGGACGCACGCCCGATAATAACTATCGCGGTGGGGTGACTTCCCTAGGCCGTGACCACAACGTCGATGCGATGACGATGTGGCTGGCCGGCGGCGGAACCAAACGCGGGTCGATCGTCGGTGCGACCGACGAAATCGGTGCGAAGGCGGTCGAATGTGTGCACCCGATTCGGGACCTGCACGTCACACTGCTGCATTTGATGGGGCTGGACGACAATAAATTGACGTACTTCCATGGGGGGCGTTACAAGCAATTGTCACAGTTCGGCGGCGAGTTGATCAAGGAACTGATTGCCTAGTGGCACGTCCCGGCCGATCGCCATCTTCGCTAGGATACCTTCGGTTAGAAAGGAACATGATCCTGCAACGAACTTGGTGGTGTGATGGCTTGGGAACTTTCGGAATTCGGTCAACGTCTGGGACTCGGTAGCGGTATCGGCGAACTGATGGACGACCTTGGGCACGCCATCGCCAAAGGCGGTGATCGTGTTTGCATGTTGGGCGGCGGCCAGCCGGCGCATATCCCACAGGTCGAAGAAGTTTGGCGACGCCGCATCCAGGAAATTGCGGATCAGCCTGGGGCCTTGGAGCATGCCCTGGGAAATTACGAACCGCCCGCCGGGAACCCCGGCTTTCGTGAAGCGATCGCCGGTTTGTTTCGCCGCCAATTCGGTTGGGATATCTCGTCCGAAAATGTTGCGGTCACCCCCGGCGGGCAGACCGCGTTCTTTCTTTTGCTGAACGCATTGGCCGGACGCTTCGCCGATGGCCGACACAAAAAGGTGTTGCTGCCGTTGGTGCCCGAGTACATCGGGTACGCCAACCAATCCGTTGCCGACGATCTGTTTGTCGCGGTGCGTCCGCTGATCGACCGACTGGGGAAACATCGATTCAAGTATCGAGTCGATTTTGATCGGCTGGTTGTGACCGATGACATTGCAGCGATTTGTGTGTCGCGGCCCACCAATCCCAGCGGCAATGTGTTGACGGATGACGAAATCGATCGGTTGGCAAAGATCGCCAATCAACATCAGATCCCGTTGATCATTGATGGTGCCTACGGTGCCCCTTTCCCGAACGTGATTTTCACGGACGCCGCACCGGTTTGGAACAAGGATCTGATTCTGACTCTAAGTCTGTCAAAGATCGGGCTGCCCGGCACTCGCACCGGGATCGTGATTGCACAGAACGACTTGATTCGTTCGATCGCATCGATGACTTCGATCGTGGGGCTGGCCAACACCAACGTGGGGCAGTCGATTGTGACCCCGTTGGTCGAAAGTGGCGAAATCTTGGATGTGTCGAACAACATCGTTCGGCCGTTCTATCAGCAGAAATCGATCGAAGCACTGCAGATGGTGGATGATCTGTTTGACGATGCGATCCCCTATCGCGTCCACCAAAGTGAGGGGGCGCTCTTTCTATGGATCTGGTTTGAAGATTTGCCGATCACATCGACCCAACTTTATCAGCGGTTGAAGCTTCGGGATGTGCTGGTCGTGCCCGGGAACCACTTTTTCTTCGGCGATGATGATCCGTCGTGGGCGCACCGCAATCAGTGCATTCGGGTGACCTTCACGATGCCCAAGGCGATCGTCCATCGCGGTCTGCAAGCCATCGCCGAAGAAGTTCGGACAGCCTATCAAGGCGAACCCGCAGCCATGGAAGACTAAGAGTGCGATCGGTGGATGCGGCGGCGTGGATCGACGGATCAGACCAGGTATAATGCCTGCAGATCTCGGTTCCCGTCCTTTCCGCATCCTACCGTTCCAGGCTGTCTTGATGACCAATCCTCCGTTACCCAAGAATCAGAACAAGTCCTCTGTCATCAGCCGTCGCGGTTTGATGACTGCCGCTGCGGCCGCCACCGGCGCCGTTGCCACCGGTGCGGTCGCCAATGCCCAGGAAGCCAAGCAGGCTGCCGCCGGCGCCGTCGATGCCAAACAGGGGCGGCTGAACCAATCGGTTTGTAAATGGTGCTTTCCGAAGATGTCGCTAGAGGATCTGGCCAAAGAAGCAGCCGCGATGGGAATGGTCGGGATCGATTTGCTAGATCCACCCGATTTTCCAACATTGAAAAAGCATGGGTTGGTCTGCACCATGGTCCAGTCCCATCCGCTGTCCGATGGACTGTGTGACACCCAATTTCACGACATGTGCATTGAAAAAATCAACGCTGCCGTGGAAGCCACATCCGCAGAGGGGTGGAAGAACGTCATCGTGTTCAGCGGCAACGCACGCGGGATCGACCGCGAAAAGGGTATGAAAAACTGCGTTGACGCGCTTCGCAAGGTGGTTCCGGTGGCCGAAAAGGCGGGCGTGACCCTGCAAATGGAACTGCTCAACAGCAAGGTGAACCACGCCGATTACATGTGCGACAACAGCCAGTGGGGCGTCGAATTGGTCAAACGGGTCGGCAGCGATCATTTCAAGTTGTTGTATGACATCTACCACATGCAAATCATGGAAGGTGACATCATTCGTACGATTCAACAGAATCACCAGTACTACGGTCACTACCATACCGCCGGCAATCCTGGTCGCCACGAATTGGACGATACGCAAGAACTGCTGTATCCACCGATCGCGAAAGCCATCGCCGACACGGGATACCAAGGCTATTTCGCGCACGAATTTTTGCCTGTGCGTGATCCGATCGCGGGACTCCGCGACGCGGTCGCTCAGTGCATCGTCTAGAAACCACCAAGTGGGCACCACGCACGCACCACGCGGGGGAGTCCTGTCACCATGGCAACGTTACGGATGCGATGGACGTTCTTGGTCGGGGCCGTTGTGATCGAAGGCACCAGGGGCGGCCCAGGTTGGATCCGTTTGGCGACCGATTCATGTTTTGAGTCCTAGGTAAGTTGCAATCGCCAGTTACTTGTGGTTGAATCGGAGTTAGGCGAGCACCTTTTGCTTGCTTCCGTTGCCGAGGTGCGAGAGAACCATGCACCATCGGCCCGTGGTCGTTTAGGAGTTGACGATTGATGATGCTCGAGGGAGTGAGCTTGCCCTATTCCCACGAAATGAAATCAAGATGAGCGCCAACCGAAATATCACTCGAATCCAGCGTCTAACCACCGGCGGGTATTTGGTCCGCGTCACGCGAAAAGGCAAGATGCATTCGGACTACTTTTCTGATGTCGACTACGGCGGGAAACGAAAAGCTCTGTTGGCAGCCCGAGAATTCCGAGACCAATTGGAATCGAAACTGAAGGGCTACACGTCCAAGCAAATCGCCAAGAAAGAACGCGCCAATAACACTTCTGGGGTGGTCGGCGTCCGCTATGTGGAAGAACTCGATCCACGTTGGGAATCACAGCCCGTCTACGGCTATTGGGTAGCCCAGTGGAGTCCCTCGAAAGGGGTTCGCAAGACCGCCCGTTTCTCGGTCGAAAAATATGGCGACGACGAGGCTCTGCGCCTGGCCATCAAGGCCCGCAACAAGGGCGTCGCATCGATGGAATCCTAGTCGTCGCTTGGGGCGTAGGATCAAGGGGAAGATTCCGATCGTCAAGTCGGTTCCGGCGAAGTTACCCGCGGTGTGTCAGGCGGCGTCTACGGGGGGCCGGAAACGGATCGTGGTCGCTTCGCGTTCGCTAGCCGACGCGTCGTTTCTGGCTGTGACGCTGTCGGGGTCGGGCGAACCCATCCACTGGGGATCGCCTTGGCTGTACAGCACCGTCGCCGGTTCGGTGGGGTCTTCTTGGCACTGCAGCGCGTGATAGATCAAGGACGATGCCGTTCGGGTCGCAAACGCTTTTTTGCTCGTCGGCTGGATCACGATTCGCAGCGATTGGCGAGCACGAGTCATGGCGACGTACAGCAGGCAGAGCGCTTCGGTCATGGCACCCTCGGCTTGGCGACCAAACGCGCGTTGCCAAGTCGCCGGCAAAAAGTGCCAGGACGCGCTGCCGATGTAACGCGACAATCCCTTCGGTGGCGAACTGGGGGTGTCGATGTCCGGCACGCAACCGCCGCGGGCGCGAGTCAACGCGCCATCGAGTTCCGGCAGGATCACGGCATCAAATTCCAGTCCTTTGGATTGGTGAACCGTCATCACGCGGACCGGCGCCGCTTGCGGACGTTCGACTCGTTTCTCGCGAACCATCCGGACAAAGTCACGCAGCCGCGGCGCGGGGTTCTGCTGATACCCGAGTGCCAGACTGGTCAGTTGTTTCAATCGTAGTGTTTCGCGAGCATCACATAGTGGCGCCAATTGGCCCGCCAGGAATTCAATCGTTTCCGGGATTCCTCGGTCATCACACATCGCACGCACGAAGTCCGCGCCAAAACCGGGCACCTTGGCCAACGGGGTTGCCGAAATGTGGAACGCCCATCGTCCATCGCCGGGATGTTCCGCCATCATGAGCGCCGACAGCACCATTTCGACGGCTGCCGAATCGGTCAGCGGGTTTCCACCCTCTTGGCTGACATCGACGTCCATTTGTTCCAACAGGTAGATCAGCTGGGCGACACCACGATTGGTGCGAGTCAGGATGCCGATCGATCGGTCCGGGTTGGCGGCATTGATCTCGGCAGCGATGCGGGCTGCGTCTTCGAAACACGCCCGTTGGCGAGCTGCCGAATCACCGTTTTCAACTGCGCTGCAGGTTTCCAGTTGAAAGTGGCCTGGCAGATCCGATTTGGCGGTCGAGTGAACTGGGAATCGCCGTGCGAAGTCACGCACTGCGACCGCTTCGTACATCGCTTTGTCAGTCGGGTCGCGGGAATCTGCGGCGTCACAGATCGAATGACGCCCCAGGTTTTTGAATGTTTCGTTGACGGCGTCGACAACAACGGGGCTGCTGCGAAAACTGGTGTTCTGTTCGACCTCGGTGATCCCCGGGACCTCGTCGGCGACCGCATCAAAGATCTCGGCCACACCACCACGCCACCCGTAAATGGCTTGCTTGGTATCGCCGACACAAAAGAACGACTTGGGGACGGTTCGTTCTTCGTCACCGGAATGGTTCTCACGCGGTGATTCCACCGCGGCACAGCGCATCGCCATCGGTCGCAGTACACTCCACT
Protein-coding regions in this window:
- a CDS encoding hydroxypyruvate isomerase family protein encodes the protein MTNPPLPKNQNKSSVISRRGLMTAAAAATGAVATGAVANAQEAKQAAAGAVDAKQGRLNQSVCKWCFPKMSLEDLAKEAAAMGMVGIDLLDPPDFPTLKKHGLVCTMVQSHPLSDGLCDTQFHDMCIEKINAAVEATSAEGWKNVIVFSGNARGIDREKGMKNCVDALRKVVPVAEKAGVTLQMELLNSKVNHADYMCDNSQWGVELVKRVGSDHFKLLYDIYHMQIMEGDIIRTIQQNHQYYGHYHTAGNPGRHELDDTQELLYPPIAKAIADTGYQGYFAHEFLPVRDPIAGLRDAVAQCIV
- a CDS encoding AP2/ERF family transcription factor, which encodes MSANRNITRIQRLTTGGYLVRVTRKGKMHSDYFSDVDYGGKRKALLAAREFRDQLESKLKGYTSKQIAKKERANNTSGVVGVRYVEELDPRWESQPVYGYWVAQWSPSKGVRKTARFSVEKYGDDEALRLAIKARNKGVASMES
- a CDS encoding UvrD-helicase domain-containing protein, with protein sequence MTDSQPNIDVNSLSTTAKPSPKSDSMDDGNLRPTLVRASAGTGKTYRLTARLLRILLQGAAPETILATTFTRKAAGEILERVLLSLARAADESDPDALDALRQQVGIPTLPRSVCLKLLETLLKNIHRLRICTLDSLFSQLARSFPFELGLPPAWRLTDEIEEAWLRERAVDSVIAMLDRGEMMAVLSMLGKGDIKRSIARELLQVVEAAYGSQRLAGPDVWKKLIAPKLPESAEITRAAGVMRMAQPKQKRHRDKLEKMAEVLELRQFDAFAGDTMIANIASARRSHGEVLYYRAPFPEGVDEAFDVAYAAAKSDVLSRMSAQNEATGTVIGAYDHHVGQLKQSGRSIGFEDVAIRLAAEFSRLDQHSLAQRMDGAVDHLLLDEFQDTSPVQWSVLRPMAMRCAAVESPRENHSGDEERTVPKSFFCVGDTKQAIYGWRGGVAEIFDAVADEVPGITEVEQNTSFRSSPVVVDAVNETFKNLGRHSICDAADSRDPTDKAMYEAVAVRDFARRFPVHSTAKSDLPGHFQLETCSAVENGDSAARQRACFEDAARIAAEINAANPDRSIGILTRTNRGVAQLIYLLEQMDVDVSQEGGNPLTDSAAVEMVLSALMMAEHPGDGRWAFHISATPLAKVPGFGADFVRAMCDDRGIPETIEFLAGQLAPLCDARETLRLKQLTSLALGYQQNPAPRLRDFVRMVREKRVERPQAAPVRVMTVHQSKGLEFDAVILPELDGALTRARGGCVPDIDTPSSPPKGLSRYIGSASWHFLPATWQRAFGRQAEGAMTEALCLLYVAMTRARQSLRIVIQPTSKKAFATRTASSLIYHALQCQEDPTEPATVLYSQGDPQWMGSPDPDSVTARNDASASEREATTIRFRPPVDAA